The Sulfitobacter sp. SK011 genome contains the following window.
GAGAACCGCACCGACAAGCCCAATCTGAAATGCGATGACTACCATCAGCCACTGTGGCCCGTCTGGAGGGATAAAGGCGGTCAATATTGAACCAAAAAACAATACTGCCTTCGGATTTGTCATCATTACCAAAAAGGCAGTCCGGAATGGTTCACGTGTTGCGGGTGAAGTGGTGTCTGCTTCAAGCTTAAATACACCGCCGCGTCGAGCAGCGCGAAACGCATTTATGCCAAGATAGATAAGATACATTGCACCTATGGCTCGCAAGCCAAAGTAAAGTGGCGGCACAAGCTGGAAAACCACCGCGATCCCGGAAACGGCGATCAATGACCATACCAGCGCACCCGTGGCGATCCCCATGGCCGCCCGAAGTCCGGCACCGCGCCCGGCCGTGACTGAAGCTGTAATAATGGTCAGATGGTTTGGTCCCGGCGTGGCCCAGCCAACAAACTGGATCAATGCAATGGGCATCAGAATAGCGGCCAGCGAGGATGTGTCCATCGAGCGAGAATGCAATGCACCTGTGAATTAGTCAATTTTATTCAGTGCAGTCGGAGTTCTGACGAATTGAACGTGGATCGACAGAACGACCGGCGGCTTTGTCCGCGACACGATTGTTGGCACCGCGCCCAGCGAAAGGGTGGTTTGGGAATGTCCAATTTTGACCTTCTCATTGGCCGCTCTGGTGAAATCCGCTGCGCTGCAAATGCGTGCCGCTGCACATGCGAGGAAATGCTGCGTCAGCACTCGCTGCACCAGCAAAAGGCGGGTTCGTCCCGCACAGGCGACCTTTCCGCCCAGTGCTCCCAAGGCCACTACCGGCTGCATTTCTTTTCTGGCGCGCTTAAAAGCGCGGTAGCTTGCTGCTTCCAAGCGTCTCAATACGACCGCATTTCTGTCAGCGCTTCGCGCTCTCGTTCCAGCATCGCCTCCAATGCTTCAACCTTCACTTGAAGGGGGGCTGATCTGGGGGTCGCGAAGTCTTCACTTGAGACCCCTGCGCGATGGAAAATGCCGGGGCGGCTTCTCACCCCGGCATTTGTTATCTCAATATCACAGCGCGATGATCAGAATCGCAAAGAGCCTCGAATACTGAACGTTGTGGCGTCAATATCGTTGCCTGCAACGCCGCCGACATCGTCGAAACGATGCTCAAGCACCTCAGCACCAATCAGATAGCGGTCTGTGACCTGATAGGCGACACCCAGACCGACAAACGGGCCGGTTTCGTCACCCACCGATGTATCGGCGCGCGCAGCCCCGGCTGTTGCGTAAACCAAGGTGCGGCCAAGATCATAACCAGCGCGAAGTTTGGCCCGTGCAACGGAATCAATGGATGCAGCACCGCCGCCCAGGCTGATGTCGGTTTTGTCGTAATCGAGTTCTCCACCCAGTACGAACTGACCAAAGTCATAGTCATAGCCAGCATGGAAACCGTAAGATGTGTCGTCACCGTCAAGTGCGCCTGTCGCACTGTCGGCATCCGCATGGCCGAATTGCAGACCGGTGTAAAAACCTGTCCAATCGCCACCTGTGTTCACAGGTACCGGTGCGGGGGCAAAAACCTGCGCATCAGCCGGTGCCTCAACCGGGCTGCCCGCGAAAGCGGCACTGCCCAATGCCGTTGTGCCCAAGACCAGTGCAAACAGTTTTGAAGTGCGTGTCATGTGTTGCTCCTTTTGTTAATCCGAATGCCCACACGTCATGCGGGATCATCCGGTTAACGCATTAAATAGGTACAAGTTTCCCAGATAATAGTTAACAGATTCGTGATGCGCGGATGTTTGCAGTTAGGTCGCTTTTTATCGGCAAAGTTGTGCCTGCTGATACAATTCGTGATCGACGACGCGGAACTCAAATGCAGGTCGCAAACAGAACACCCGTCGCGAACAGAACAGAAAACAGTCTTTCAGTTGAGCAGCATCACCCCAAGGGAGAACGGCAGTGAGAGCTGACTTGTGTATTTTCATTCGCGTGTCGCGCACCATCGGTGCGGACCGCGGTCGCGCCGCACGGGGGGCACCTTTCGGGTGCCGATACCGCAACTTTCCCTGACACTTTTCGGACGTACCTTACATGACAGATCAATCTCCAGCCCGTACCGGTGGCCGCGCTGCACGGCGCGCTGCCCGCGCAGCCCCGCTTGCCGATCATCTTCGCCCCATTCGCGCGGGCATGAACGGTGGTACCTATAAACCCCTCACCGACGAGGGCATGCAGCGCATTCACACCGCAGCACTCGATGCTCTGGAACAGATCGGATTGGCCGATGCGCCGCCCTCTGGCGTGGCATATCTGACGGCGGCCGGGGCCATTGAAGGTGACGATGGCCGCATCCGGTTTCCACGTGCATTGGTTGAGGAAACGATTGCCCGTGCCAACCGATCTTTGACCCTGCATGGCCGTGACCCTGCGCATGACCTGGAACTGTCAGGAAACCGCGTACATTATGGCACCGCGGGCGCTGCGGTTCATCTGGTGGACGCTGAGGGGCGCAACTACCGCGAATGTGGGGTGCAAGATCTGCATGACGCGGCACGCATCGCTGACCGGCTGGAAAACATCCATTTTCTGCAAAGGCCGATGGTCTGCCGTGACATCCCTGACAACCTTGAGATGGACCTGAATTCGATCTACGCCTGCTGTTCTGGCACCAAAAAGCACGTCGGCGCGTCCTTTACCGATCCTGCGTATGTCAAACACGGGCTCGAATTATTGCACATGATCGCTGGTGGCGAAGACAAATGGCGCGCGCGCCCCTTTGTCAGCAACTCCAACTGTTTTGTCGTCCCACCGATGAAGTTCGCCACCGAATCCTGTCAGGTGATGGAGGCCTGTATCGAAGGCGGCATGCCTGTGTTGCTGTTGTCTGCTGGCATGGCCGGGGCGACAGCCCCCTCTACCGTGGCAGGCGCGATTGTGCAGGCCACTGCAGAATGTCTGGCAGGGCTGGTATACGTGAACGCTGTCAAACCCGGCGCACCTGCAATTTTTGGCACCTGGCCCTTTGGTCTGGATTTGCGCAGCGGTGCAATGACGGGTGGATCCGGCGAACAGGCCCTGCTGACTGCGGGATGCGCGCAGATGCATAAATTCTATGACCTGCCCGGTGGTGCCGCCGCCGGCATCGCCGACAGCAAACTGCCTGACATGCAGGCCGGATGGGAACAGATGTGTTCCAACGTCATGGCGGGGCTGTCAGGTCTCAACATGGTCTATGAGGCCGCAGGCATGCATGCGTCCCTGCTGGGCTTTTGCCACGAAAGCCTGATCCTTGGGGATGATCTGATCGGTCAGGCATTGCGCTGTGTGCGCGGGATTGAGGTGTCGGATGACACGCTGGCGCTCGAAGAAATCCGCCAGGTCTGCATTGGCGGGCCCGGGCATTATCTGGGGACAGAGCAAACATTAAGCCGGATGGAGGCGGACCACGTCTATCCCGCCCTTGGCAACCGCATGTCGCCAAAGGAATGGGCCGAAATGGGCAAACCCGACCTGATCGAAAAGGCCAAAGCACGCAAAGAAATGATTCTGGCAGAACGCGCCTCAGCGCGGCTTGATCCGGCAAC
Protein-coding sequences here:
- a CDS encoding outer membrane protein, encoding MTRTSKLFALVLGTTALGSAAFAGSPVEAPADAQVFAPAPVPVNTGGDWTGFYTGLQFGHADADSATGALDGDDTSYGFHAGYDYDFGQFVLGGELDYDKTDISLGGGAASIDSVARAKLRAGYDLGRTLVYATAGAARADTSVGDETGPFVGLGVAYQVTDRYLIGAEVLEHRFDDVGGVAGNDIDATTFSIRGSLRF
- a CDS encoding LysE family translocator, producing the protein MDTSSLAAILMPIALIQFVGWATPGPNHLTIITASVTAGRGAGLRAAMGIATGALVWSLIAVSGIAVVFQLVPPLYFGLRAIGAMYLIYLGINAFRAARRGGVFKLEADTTSPATREPFRTAFLVMMTNPKAVLFFGSILTAFIPPDGPQWLMVVIAFQIGLVGAVLNAFAALFFSSPPVMRGFQAASYPMSLLFGVLFIGLGMVVAWDVVGDFL
- a CDS encoding trimethylamine methyltransferase family protein, with the translated sequence MTDQSPARTGGRAARRAARAAPLADHLRPIRAGMNGGTYKPLTDEGMQRIHTAALDALEQIGLADAPPSGVAYLTAAGAIEGDDGRIRFPRALVEETIARANRSLTLHGRDPAHDLELSGNRVHYGTAGAAVHLVDAEGRNYRECGVQDLHDAARIADRLENIHFLQRPMVCRDIPDNLEMDLNSIYACCSGTKKHVGASFTDPAYVKHGLELLHMIAGGEDKWRARPFVSNSNCFVVPPMKFATESCQVMEACIEGGMPVLLLSAGMAGATAPSTVAGAIVQATAECLAGLVYVNAVKPGAPAIFGTWPFGLDLRSGAMTGGSGEQALLTAGCAQMHKFYDLPGGAAAGIADSKLPDMQAGWEQMCSNVMAGLSGLNMVYEAAGMHASLLGFCHESLILGDDLIGQALRCVRGIEVSDDTLALEEIRQVCIGGPGHYLGTEQTLSRMEADHVYPALGNRMSPKEWAEMGKPDLIEKAKARKEMILAERASARLDPATDAAIRARFNIHLSA